The Poseidonibacter lekithochrous region AAAGATAAGTATTATTTAGAAGTTGAGAATTCTCAAACTTCATATATAAGCCATCCAACATTTCTGGGGGAGTTGTTTTTAGAGTATGAAGAAGTTTTTCTCTTGTCATATCACCTTTTATTCTTGATATTGCATTTACTAATACTTTTGAAGCTAGAAATGCTTCTAGTGAAATAAATCCAAGTTTTTCATTTGGATAATATTTTTTCATTAAAGCTTGATACTCTTGAATAACTGGAATTTTAGTATTCAAATAGTTTGGAACAACTTGAGAGAAGATTAGGTTGTTTGAATCTGTTTTCATCTTATCAAGTTCACTTATCATTGCATTTGCATCACCAAATGAGATATTACAAAAGATTGTATCTTTCATTGATTCACTCTGTTTTGCTTTTTTGATAAATAAGGCGTTTGTTTTATAAGCTCCCACCATTATAATAGCTTCTGGTTTTGCATGTTGTATTTCATTAAAAGCGTGAGTAATTGATAAGGTATTTCTTTTATATGAACCCTCAGCACTTAATGAAAGTTTTCTTTTCTCTAATGATTCTAATAAAGATACATAACCTTCTTCTCCATAATCATCATTTTGATAAAAAACGGCAATTTTACTTAAACCTTTTTTATCATGTAGATAGGATACAAGTTTTTCAACTTCTTGTTTGTATGAACTTCTAAAGTTAATAAAGTTGTCATTCTTTTTATTTCTCAAAAATGAAGCACCTGTAAATGCAGCAAAAAAAGGAATGTCTTCATCATATAAAATTGGTAATATATTTTTAACTGTTGGTGTTCCAACTAATCCAAATAATGCATAAACCTTGTCAGTAAATATTAACTTATTAATATTATCAATAGTTAATTCTGGTTCATATTTATCATCATAAATCAAAAAATCAATTTTTTTATCTTTTAACATATTAGTTTCATTTACATAATTAAAATATGAGTTTGCACCAGCAGTTACTGATGAACCCCAACTTTTAATGATACCACTCTTAGGCAGGGACGTACCTATCTTAATTTGGTTGTTAGAAAAGATTTCATCTTTGAAATAAACGGATATTATAATTAGTATAAATATTAGTATTGGTATTCTTTTTATCATACTAGATTTTACACAAATCTGGACAAGAAAAAGCTTTAATTTATAACATCAATAATAATTATCATAAAAATTAGTGATAATAAGTAACATGCATAAAATAAAAGGTAAAATATATTTTAACATTTAAGTTTAGTTTAAAAATAAGTATATAGAATTAGGTAAAATATATTTGACCAATTAAAGGCATGTTTATGCAAGAATTTATTTACTATAATCCAAATGGTTTAGACTTTCCCCTAAATGAGGAGATTCTAGTTACTAATAATATAGAAGATGTTAAAGAACAAGACTTTCTAATCTCTAATACTAGCGATGTAAATGCAGAAGTAAATGCAGATGAGATTGATTTTTATCTAAAAAATACAAAAGACCCAGTAGCAACACAAATTGAAAATATTTATAAACTATACGAAATTGCTGCGAATAAGTATGATTTAGCTCAAGATATTTCATACTCTCAAGAAGTATCAAAACAATTACTTCTTATTACAAACTCTCAAGACTCATACAATGATTTTTTAGCCTGTATTAACCCTGAAGACTTTGAACTATTCTTTATTAAAGAAGAAATGGTAAAAAGTATTTCAGGAATGATTGGTAATTTAAATGTAGTTGTAGATGATGAAGGTAAGGATGTTGATTTAAATGTCTCTCAAATCGTATGGTTTGATGCTAAAAAAGAAGGTATGAAACAAAGTGGTTGTTTTGATCCTTTAGAGTCATCTATTGAAGAAGTAGTAAGTCAATTAAAAGAAAATATCAACGAATATTCATACAAAAAATTCACTACTTATGATAGCTCTATTTGTCAATACCATGAAAGAAGAGAAGAAATCTGTTCTAAATGTGAAGAAGTTTGTCCAACAGTAGCTATTACAAAAGATGACAAAACAAAAACATTAGGTTTCTCTCAAATTGATTGTCATGGTTGTGGTGGATGTATCTCTGTATGTCCATCAGGTGCTATGGATTATGCTCCATCAAATAGAAATTCTATTTATGAAATGAGTAAGTTTTATAAAAACACTCATCCTTTAGTAATTCCAGAAAAAATGAATATGAAAGATTTAAGTGCAGACTTAAAAGAAAATGTTCTTCCTTTCTCTATTGAGGGTGAGAAATTCTTAGATGAATCTACATTCTTAACTTTACTTCAATTATCTGGTTCACAAGTTATTTTCTATTCTGATTTTATTTCAAAAGGTTCTGGTGATGCAATCAGAATTGTAAATGATATTTACCAAAAGAAATATGGAAAAGATGCAATTATTATTGCAATGGATGAAAAAGAATTAGAAGAAGCATTAAAAACAGTATCTTTTGTTGAAGATACATATTTCAACTTCAATCAAGACGATCTTAGAAAAAGAGAAGTTTTCTCTCATAGATTACAAAAAATTGTAGGAGATGAAGACTTAGGGCAAGTTCAAACTGGTGAACATGTGCATTACGGACAAGTAAAAGTAAATGAAGACACATGTACTTTATGTCTTGTTTGTGTGGGTGCATGTAATGTTGATGCCTTACAAGCAGATGCTAGTGATAATACTCTAAGATTAAACCCATCTTTATGTACATCATGTGGATATTGTGAAGTTTCATGTCCAGAAGCTGATTGTCTTACTATTGAAAAAGATGTAATCAATCTTCAACCAGCATGGTTTAAAGAGAGTGTTTTAGCTCAAGATGAATTATTCCCATGTGTTGAATGTGGAGTTGAATTCGCAACTAAAAAATCAGTTGAAAAAATTGCAAAAATGATGGCACCAATCTTCTCTGCAGATCCAGTAAAAGAGAGATCTCTTTACTGTTGTGCAGATTGTAAACCAAAAATCATGATGCAAAACTACTATGACCAAAAAAATCAAGGAATGACAAATGCAAGATAATCAAGCAGTAAACAAAGCAAGAGCTTTATATTACAACCTTTTTGCAAACTTTTTTGTTTCATCAAAAGAGTTAGGAAACTACTTAGAATTAGTATCTTTAGTAAAAATGCTAAAAGAAAACCCACTTGATGCATCATCTGGAAAAGCATTAGAAAATATCTCTACTGCTTTAGACCCAATATCAAATGTAGTTTTATTACAAGAGTTTGATGATTTATTCCATAATCCAACAACTAAAAAAATTAGACAAACTGCTTCATTTTATGATGAGGGTGTTGAGTCTGGTAAAAAAAGAGTTGAGATGATTCAATTTGTTGCTAAAACAAAAATCAGAAGAGATGAAAAAGCATATTTTGAATATGAAGATTCAGTTGGTTTTATTTTTTCACTTATGGCTGAATTAACTGATTTAGTTGCTCAAGATGAAAAAGAGTATGAAAATACAGTTCATTGTATTTTTGCACAAGTTATAAATGACTTTATTGATGAGTTTGCAAAAGACACTTATGAGCATGAAAGTGCAGTAATTTATAAAGACTTAATGGTTGTATTACATTCATTTGTTGCTTTTGAAAGATTATACTTAGAAGTTTCAAAACCAGCAATTAAAGAGAGAATCAAAAAAGTAGAATCTTGTGATGCTATTTCTGATGAAGAGATGGAAAGACGTGCAAGAAATAAAGCTATGAAAGCTTTAGGACCAAAAAATAAACAAGATCAAGATGAGCCAAAAGATATGGCTTATGATGTTGAGGATGAAATTTAGTAAAAGGTTTACCTTTTGCTAAAGAGATTTTACAAAGGAAGTACGTAGCCTTCCTTTGTAAAGTCTCTTAAATAGTGCCTTTTAAAAACTTTTTGTTTTTAAAAGTGTACTTCTGGGGCTTAATTTCTATAAGGAGGTCAGTCATGCAACAAAGCAGAAGAGAATTCGCTAAGAAAACTGCAATTGTGACTGCTGGTGCGGCTGTTGTTGGCGGTACTAGCGTATTGGCTGCTACTGGTAACTCATCTGTTCAAGATGATTCGAATAATGGTGTTGTTGTAGGAAGCTCTAATAAAAAAGAGATTCTATACAAAAAAACTGCGGCTTGGGAAGAATTTTACAAGAACGCTAAATAGTAAAAAAATAGTAGGAGAAGCATATGTCTGCAAATTCATATGAAACTCTAAATGCTAAAGTTGGTAGACGGTCATTTATGAAAATGGCTGCAGTTGCCACTGCATTTGGAGTTACGTCATCTTTTGCTAGTACTACTGCGACGAGAAAAGCTACTGAGGAAGAGATTAAAAATCCATTCCCTGGTTCTAAGATGGTTAAATCTATCTGTACAGCTTGTTCTGTTGGTTGTGGTGTAATAGCTGAAGTACAAAATGGCGTTTGGGTAAGACAAGAGGTTGCTCAAGATCACCCTGTATCACTTGGAGGGCACTGTTGTAAAGGTGCTGACATGATTGATATGGTTAGATCTGAAGTAAGACTTAAACACCCAATGGTTAAAAGAGGTGGAAAATGGCAAAGAATTTCTTGGGATGAAGCTTTAGATGGAATTGCATCTAAATTAGAATCTTTAAGAAAAGAAGATGGGCCAGATTCAACAATGTTTTTAGGATCAGCAAAATTTAATACTGAGCAATCGTATTATTTTAGAAAATTTGCTGCAATGTTTGGAACGAATAATATAGATCATCAAGCTAGAATTTGACATAGCTCAACAGTTGCCGGGGTGGCAAACACATGGGGTTATGGTGCTATGACAAATTCTCTGGGAGATATCCAGAATTCAAAAGCAATCATTATATTTGGAGCGAATCCAGCGGTTAATCACCCAGTAGGATTCCAACATTTTTTAAAAGCAAAAGAAAGAAATAATACAAAAATTATCGTAGTAGATCCTAGATTTACTAAGACTGCGGCAAAAGCAGATTATTTTGCACAAATTAGACCTGGTACTGATATTCCATTTATGTATGGAATGTTAAATATCATTTTCAAAAACGGATGGCATGACAAAGGCTTTATCAAAGATAGAGTTTATGGAATGGAAGATGTAATGAAAGAGGCTAAAAATTGGCCAATTGAAAGAGTTGCAGATGTGACTGGTGTTGATGCGGATTTAATTGTACAAATTACTAAGCATTATGCACAAAATACTCCAGGTACTTTAATCTGGGCTATGGGTCTTACTCAACATACAAATGGTTCGTCAAACACAAGAATGGCACCAATCTTACAACTTGCTCTTGGAAACATGGGTGTTGCTGGTGGTGGATGTAATATTCTTAGAGGTCATGATAACGTTCAAGGTGCTACTGATATGTGTTGTTTATCACACACATTACCAGGTTACTATGGATTAAGTGATGGTTCTTGGAAATATTTCGCTAAGTCTTGGGGTGTTGATTATGAATGGCTAAAAGGAAGATTTAAAGATCCTTCTTGGATGAACAAAAAAGGATTCACACTTGCTAGATGGTGGGCTGGAGTTCTTGGTGGTAATCCAGGTGAAGATGCAATTCATAATGCAGGAACTAGATTAAAAGCATTATTCGTAATGGGTAATGGTATTACTTCTACTGCACAAACTAAAAAAGTAAAAGAAGCATTAGATAATCTTGATATTGCAGTATTCTGTGATCCTTTCGTAAATGAAGGTGCAATTATTACTGATAAACAAGATGATGTTTATATTTTACCAGCTGGTACTCAATTTGAAACTTCAGGTTCAGTTACAGCAACAAATAGATCTGCTCAATGGAGATCTGAAATTATCAAACCAATGTATGAGTCAAAAGCTGACCAAGACATTATGTTTGAATTAGCAAAAAGACTTGGATTCTATGACGAATTAACAGCTGGTATGTTAATTAGAGAAAACAAGAAAGAGTACAAATGGCCTGAGGATTGTACTGATGAGATTGCAAGAATTATCAAAACAATTGGTTTAACTGGTTGGACTGCGAAAAGACTTAAAGCGCATCAAGAAAACTGGCATATGTTTGATGAAGTATCTGGAAGAGGATACGGAAAAATGACTGGTGAGTACTATGGTTTACCATGGCCTTGTTGGACAGAAAAACATTCAGGTTCGCCTTTACTATACAACATTAACAGATCTGTTAAAGATGGTGGTATGGGATTCAGAAATAGATTTGGTTTAGAGCACGATGGTGAAGATTTACTTGCGGGTAAAGGTTCAGCTCCAAAAGGTTCTGTAAACAAAGATGGTTATCCTGAAATTACTAGAGATAACATCGAAGAAGTTTTAAAGATCAAGTTAACTGAAGAAGAAAAGAAAAAAATAGGTAAAAACTGGAAAGTTGATACTTCAAATATTATTGCTGAAAAATGTATGGAACAAGGTATGGCACCTTATGGAAATGCAAAAGCAAGAGCAAAAGTATGGACATTCGCAGATCCGATTCCTTTACATAGAGAGCCATTACACTCTCCTAGAGCGGATTTAACGAAGAAATATCCAAACTTTGCTGATAAGAAAAACCATTATAGAGTTGATACAAGATATATCTCTGAGCAAACTGCACAAGATTGGGCGAAAGACTTCCCTGTTAACTTAGTTACAGGAAGATTAGTAAACATGAATGGTGCTGGTATGGAAAATAGAGCATCTAAATATCTTGCAAAATTAACTCCAGAAATGTTCTGTGACATTAATCCTGAATTAGCAGGAAGACATGGAATCAGAGATGGTTCAATGATGTGGATTCATTCACCTCAAGGAACAAAGATTAAAGTGAAAGCTAAATATTCATTTAGTGTATCAGAAGACAGAGTATTCTTACCATTCCACTTTGCTGGTGTTATGGAAGGAGAAAGTCTATTACATAAATACCCAGATGGAACTGCACCATATGCAATTGGTGAAAGTGCTAATACTGTTACTAACTACGGTTATGACATTGTTACTCAGATTCCTGAAACTAAAGGTGGTTTATGTCGGATAGAAAGAGCGTAGGGGAGTAACATGAGTAATAATAATGTAGATTATTCTAGAATGAAATTTTACTGCGATGAAAACAGATGTATTCATTGTGATGGTTGTTCTGTTGCTTGTGCCGAAGCTCACGAGTTACCTGTAGAAATTAGTAGAAGAAAAGTAATAACAGTAAACGAAGGTAAGCAAGGAATGGAGTTTTCTCTTTCTGTAGCTTGTATGCATTGTACTGATGCACCTTGTGAGCAAGTATGTCCAGTAGATTGTTTCTATATCAGACAAGACGGAATCGTTTTACATGATAAAGATAAATGTATTGGTTGTTCATATTGTTTATATGCTTGTCCATTTGGAGCTCCTCAGTTCCCAAGTGACGGTGCATTTGGAACAAAAGGTGTGATGGATAAGTGTACTATGTGTGCTGGTGGACCTGAAGAAACTAACTCTGAACATGAGAGAGAGTTATACGGTCAAAACAGAATATCAGAAGGAAAAGTTCCTGTTTGTGCTGCAATGTGTTCTACGAAAGCCTTATTAGTTGGAGACTCTGAGTCTGTTTCTAATATTTATAGAGAAAGAGTTCTTTCTTTTGGCCATGGAGTACAGTCAATGCCTTACGGATGGGATAAAGCGTATGGAAAATAAGAGTTTTCTTAGCGAGTATAAAGCTTATTTTATAATAGGCTTTATATTTATGCTTCTTACTTATTGGTATTTTTGGTTAGCAACAATTGCTGACATTAGTTATGTATATAACTTTTTAATGCAAATGATGCAAGGTAATATATCTGGTAATGTGGTTCCTGTTGATTCTCTAACGAGATATGAACAAATGGAAGTTGCATTATTTGGTCCAGATTATAATGCTATTGCACCTGAAGTTATTAGAGCATTTGAAGAAAGACAACACTTACTGCCAATAGTATTTACGGTGGAGTTTTTCTTATTCCTAACAATGTTCATTGTAGCAAAGGGTAGAAAACAAGCTGAGATTACTAGAGAGAATGACAAAGTACAAGTTTACTCTGTTTTTCAAAGATTAGTAATTTTACTTAATATAGTAATTATGATTTATTTATTCATTACTGGTTTCTCAATTACATTTGGAAATTGGACTGGTGGTGGTGAACTTGCAAGATTAATGAGAGCAACACATGAAATGGTTGGACTTGGATGGATTCCAGTTTGGTTAATCATGACTTTAATTGCTTTTAAAGATCACAAGTTTTTTGTAAGACCAAGTATGAAACTTTGGAATAAGATTTTCCTGAGAGGGAAATATCAACACATGGATAGAATCAACTACTATATGTATGTTGCATTTGGTGGAAAATTAGTATTAAGTGGATTTATCATTTGGTACTTATTCCCTGATGCTTCAACGCATGCAGAGACGATTCAATTCAAAAGATTTATTCTGTTTATTCACTTTATGGGAAGTGCGATTATTTCGTTCTTTACATTTGAAACAGTTTATTCTTACTTTGTATCTGTTAAAGGATACATTCCTGGAGTTATCACAGGTAAATTACCAGTAGAGTATCTAGAGCAATTAAGACCAGATGTTCTAGAAGAAGAAGATTTAAGAAAATAAGTTAAGCAAAAGTAACTTCGAAAGAAGTTGCTTAGCTTTTCTTTTTTATCTATTAATGTGCAAAATTTGCATATTAGTTTTTTCTAAGAGTAACTCGTTGCTCTCTTTAGGATTTGTTTCTTTAACTGGAATTTATTTCCAGTGCTAAAAGAAAATAAAAAAAGATGTTACCTTAAAAAAATCATAATTTTTTTAAGAATTTAAATATGCAAAATTAGCATATTAGAAAAGAGAAGAGAAGATATGGAAAACGCCAAATATTTAAAAACAGTAGTAATAGACAAACTTATAGAAAATGAAGCAACTGAAGTAGAAGATGTGACGATTGATGAGTCACGATTAAATTTATATTTAAATGGCGAAAAAACAATATCAATGATGTGTATTCCAAAAGACCAAGATGCTCATGCAGTTGGTTTTTTAATGAGCGAAAATGTAATCACAAGTATTGATGATATTGAAGAGTTAAAAGTAAGTGAAGATGGATTAAGAGTTGATGTAAAAGCCTCAATAAATGAAGATTCACTACAAAATTTATATAAAGAAAAAACACTAACAAGTGGATGTGGTGGGGGAGTTACTGGTACTGCTGATGGAAATTTAGAAATACCATTCAACCAAACATCATTCAAAATCAAACCAGAAACAATCTCTTCAGAGGTAAAAATATTTTATAGAGAAAGCGAACTTTATAATTTAACTGGTTGTGTTCATAAAGCAATGATTTATTTACTTGATGGAACAACAGTAACAGCTGAAGATATTGGAAGACACAATGCAATTGATAAAGCTATTGGAAAGTGTAAATTACAAGGCTTAGATACTACTAAGTCGGTTTTATTTGTATCTGGAAGATTAAGTTCTGAAATGGTTACAAAAGCTGTAATGCATAGAATTCCTGTGATTGTATCTAGAACTGCACCTACATATTTAGGTGTACAAACTGCACATAAACATGGAATTACAATGATTGGTTTTGCAAGGGGTAGAAAGATGAATCTTTATACTCATCAAGGAAGAATTGATGTCTAAATTAGACAATGCGCAAAAAGAATTATTAATGACAAATTTAGACGAAGATGGGAAACTATCTTGTCTAAAGGCGTTTAAAGTTGCAAGACTTATAGGGAAAAACCCAAAAGAGATGGCAAGTATTACTAGTGATTTAGGAATCAAAATTACAAATTGTGAACTTGGTGTTTTTGGAAAACTAAAGTTTAAGAACCCAAATGAAAAAGTTTATAACAGATTACAAGAAAACTACATGGGGCATAAAAAACTTGATTGTAAAGTATTGTGGGATGAGGCTCAAAAATCAACATTAAGAATAGTTGGCTCGACAGTTAAAAATTCTGATATTGAAGTTACTCATTGTCAACTTGGAGTTTTTAGAAATAAAAAGGATATCCATGGATGTTAAAGTAAAAATTTGGATCGAAGATGGAGAAGATAATTTAGTTTTTGGTGGTGGAAAAACTGAGGTTTTAAAACTAATAGATGAAACAGGTTCTATTTCAAAAGCAGCCCAAAGGGTTGGAATGAATTATAAAAAAGCTTGGTCTCATATTAAGATACTTGAAAATCATATTGAAGATGAATTAGTTCATACTAAAAAAGGTAGAGGGGAAGATAGTGGTAGTTCACTAACTCCTAAAGCTCGAGAGATTATTCAAACTTATGAAATCTTACAAGATGATATAAAAAAGTATGCACAAAGTAGATTTGAAGAGCTGTTTTTGAAAGATAACAAAGAAATTATAAATGTAAAAGGAGAATCAAGTGATTAAGCTGAATTCTTTACAGTACAAAAACGATGGAGATTTAGAAATATCTAATGATTTATCACTGCAAACACTTAGTAATAATGATGTATTCGAAAGACTTGAAAAAGAGTTTTTATCAAAATACTCTTTTGAGAACTTAAGTACTTTTTCTTTTTGTAAAGATGGATTTTTAGGTCTATTATTACAACTTGGTAAAAAAGGAAAAATTGCAATTTCAGTTGGTGAAACACAAGCTTTATTTGAAGCAGGGAAGACTTATGAGTCTTTAGGTTTTGAATTAATATGGATTGAATTAGAAAAAAATGGTCAGGTAAATAAAGAGCAAATAAAAGAAGCTAGTGCTGATTTTGTTTTTATTTCATCTTATGTAATGGACACATTTGTAAAAACAAATCTTGAAGAGATCAAAGCATTAAGTTCAGCTGTAATTATCTCAAATGCAAGTGCTGATTTTTGTCAAGATAGTGATGCTGTTTATTTTGATTCTTATAAATTAACTGGTTTTTCTACATCTTCTGTATTACTTTTCAATAAAGAATTATTTGAAGAAAAAAGTTTTGGTTTTATTGATTCAATTGCTGTTAATACAGTATTTAAAGCTTTAGAGAACCAAAGCTTTGAGAATGACTTACAAGAAGAGTTTAAATCTAAATTAGAAGAAGTATTCTCTGAGAACATCTACTTCTTTGTAGATTACAAAGATACTCTATCTTACACATTACATTTTGCATTAAAAGATATTAAAGCAAGAGAGATGATAAGAACACTAGGTCTTGACGAAATTCATATTACAAATGGTGAAGGATGCTCACTTGGACTTTCTAAACCATCAAGAATTATTCAGGCTATGGGTTATGACGAGCTTACAAGTAGAAATGCTTTATCACTTACATTTTGTGAGAAACTAGATAGTAAAACAATAGAAAAAATAGCAAAAACTTTTGCTAAAAAATATAGACAAATAAAGGTTTTAAATGAGCAATAAATTAACATACTTAGATTTTGAAGAAGCATCAAAAAGAAGTCTAGATTTAGCAGATGCTACAACTTTAACAGAGATTGTTCCTTTAGGATTATCTCTTGGTAGAGTAGTGTCACAAGATATTATTTGTGTGAAAAATCTACCTGCTTTTAATAACTCTGCAATGGATGGATTTGCTTTTAAAGCTAGCGATGCTGGTAAAACACTAAACATAAATAAAATCATTTATGCAGGTGACAAAGGTGAGGCGGTAAAGGCATCTCTTTGGGATAATGAATGTTACAAAATTATGACAGGTGCAAAGGTGCCAAGTGATGCTGATACGATTATTCCTATTGAGAATTGTTTAGATGTTACAGATAAAACTGTAAAAATCCCAAGTGATATTAAAGTAGGTGCAAACCTAAGACTTAAAGGGGAAGAGCAAAAAGAAGGAAATGTATTGTTTAAAAAAGGTGAGGTTATCAATGCTTCACATATTACACTTCTTGCTTCTCAAGGTCTTACAATGATTGAGGTTTTCAAAAAAATCTCTATTGCCGTTGTATCAACTGGAAATGAACTAAAAGAACCATGGGAGCAATCAAGTGATGAAGAGATTTATAACTGTAACTCTTATGCTTTAGTTTCTCTTCTTGCTGAAAATGGTTTTGAGGCTACATATAGTGGGGTGATTCCTGATAATTTAGAAGCTTCTACGAAGTTTATCTCAAATCTTAAAAACTATGATGTGATTATTACTACTGGTGGAATTTCTATGGGAGATGCTGATTTTGTTGGACAAGCATTTCTTGATAATGGATTAGAAACTGCATTTCATGGAGTGAATATTAAACCTGGTCGTCCTATTATGATGGGAAAAATGTCAAATACAGTTGTGATGTGTTTACCAGGTAATCCATTAACAGCAATGGTAAATATGTATTTATTTGCAGTTCCTGTGTTACATAAGATTCAAGGGAGTGCATACTTTCATCACGATGTAACGTTTGCAATGAATCATGAGCAATTCAAAACAAAACAAGGACGAGTAAATGTGGTTCTTGGAAATTTAATTAATGGAGGGTTTAAAGTAACTAGAAACAATAAATATGGATCAGGAATGATTACAGCTTTATTTGAAAGTAATTCTATTCTTGTAACAAAAGAAGAAACATCAAGTATAGATGCTGCAAGTGAAGTTTATGCTATTAAATTTAATAGTAAGTTAGTAGAAACAAAAACAAATATATTCAATTAAATTAAAAAAACAAGGAAGCAAAAAATGATTAAAAAAACATTAGTAACATTAGGACTATCTGCGGTATTAGCAGCAAGTTTATCTGCAAAAGATTCTTTAATGATGGCGACAACAACAAGTACAGATAATACTGGATTATTAGATTACTTAGCACCAAAGTTTGAAAAAGATACTGGAACGGCTCTTAAATGGGTAGCAACTGGTACTGGAAAAGCTTTAAAAATGGGTGGTAATTGTGATGTTGATATCTTATTTGTTCATGCACCAGCATCTGAAAAGAAATTTATCGCTACTGGATTTGGTGGAGATAGAAAGCAAGTAATGTACAATGATTTTGTAATCGTAGGACCAAAAAAAGACCCAGCATCAGTAAATGGAATGGCTCCAAGTACTGCACTAAATGCAATCAAAGAAAAACAAGCTAAGTTTTTCTCAAGAGGGGATAACTCTGGTACTAATAAAAAAGAATTATCTTTATGGAAAAATGCAAAAGTTGATGCAAAATCTGCTTCTTCTTGGTATGTTCAAACTGGTCAAGGAATGTTAAGAACTATCAACATGGCATCTGAAAAAAATGGATATACAATGACTGATAGAGGTACTTGGATCAAGTATATGTCACAAAAAGGTGATAAAAACATGATGAAAGTAGTAGTTGAGGGTGATAAGTCATTATTTAATCAATACTCTGTTGTTTCTATTAATAAAGAAAAATGTTCAAACGTAAAACCACAATTAGCAAAACAATTTACTCAATGGGTAACTAAATCTGAAACTCAAAAAACAATTGCTGATTTTAGATTATTAGGGCAAGCATTATTCATCCCTAATGCAGATAAGTAATAAACAAAAAAATTTAAGGTTAGAGTAGAGAATGAATCTTTTTACAGATGGCTTCAACGAAGCAATAGACTTACTAATATCAGGAAACGAGAGTGTTTACTCTGCTATTAGTACAACAATAACAGTATC contains the following coding sequences:
- a CDS encoding formate dehydrogenase subunit alpha, translated to MSANSYETLNAKVGRRSFMKMAAVATAFGVTSSFASTTATRKATEEEIKNPFPGSKMVKSICTACSVGCGVIAEVQNGVWVRQEVAQDHPVSLGGHCCKGADMIDMVRSEVRLKHPMVKRGGKWQRISWDEALDGIASKLESLRKEDGPDSTMFLGSAKFNTEQSYYFRKFAAMFGTNNIDHQARIUHSSTVAGVANTWGYGAMTNSLGDIQNSKAIIIFGANPAVNHPVGFQHFLKAKERNNTKIIVVDPRFTKTAAKADYFAQIRPGTDIPFMYGMLNIIFKNGWHDKGFIKDRVYGMEDVMKEAKNWPIERVADVTGVDADLIVQITKHYAQNTPGTLIWAMGLTQHTNGSSNTRMAPILQLALGNMGVAGGGCNILRGHDNVQGATDMCCLSHTLPGYYGLSDGSWKYFAKSWGVDYEWLKGRFKDPSWMNKKGFTLARWWAGVLGGNPGEDAIHNAGTRLKALFVMGNGITSTAQTKKVKEALDNLDIAVFCDPFVNEGAIITDKQDDVYILPAGTQFETSGSVTATNRSAQWRSEIIKPMYESKADQDIMFELAKRLGFYDELTAGMLIRENKKEYKWPEDCTDEIARIIKTIGLTGWTAKRLKAHQENWHMFDEVSGRGYGKMTGEYYGLPWPCWTEKHSGSPLLYNINRSVKDGGMGFRNRFGLEHDGEDLLAGKGSAPKGSVNKDGYPEITRDNIEEVLKIKLTEEEKKKIGKNWKVDTSNIIAEKCMEQGMAPYGNAKARAKVWTFADPIPLHREPLHSPRADLTKKYPNFADKKNHYRVDTRYISEQTAQDWAKDFPVNLVTGRLVNMNGAGMENRASKYLAKLTPEMFCDINPELAGRHGIRDGSMMWIHSPQGTKIKVKAKYSFSVSEDRVFLPFHFAGVMEGESLLHKYPDGTAPYAIGESANTVTNYGYDIVTQIPETKGGLCRIERA
- a CDS encoding TorD/DmsD family molecular chaperone yields the protein MQDNQAVNKARALYYNLFANFFVSSKELGNYLELVSLVKMLKENPLDASSGKALENISTALDPISNVVLLQEFDDLFHNPTTKKIRQTASFYDEGVESGKKRVEMIQFVAKTKIRRDEKAYFEYEDSVGFIFSLMAELTDLVAQDEKEYENTVHCIFAQVINDFIDEFAKDTYEHESAVIYKDLMVVLHSFVAFERLYLEVSKPAIKERIKKVESCDAISDEEMERRARNKAMKALGPKNKQDQDEPKDMAYDVEDEI
- a CDS encoding 4Fe-4S dicluster domain-containing protein — protein: MQEFIYYNPNGLDFPLNEEILVTNNIEDVKEQDFLISNTSDVNAEVNADEIDFYLKNTKDPVATQIENIYKLYEIAANKYDLAQDISYSQEVSKQLLLITNSQDSYNDFLACINPEDFELFFIKEEMVKSISGMIGNLNVVVDDEGKDVDLNVSQIVWFDAKKEGMKQSGCFDPLESSIEEVVSQLKENINEYSYKKFTTYDSSICQYHERREEICSKCEEVCPTVAITKDDKTKTLGFSQIDCHGCGGCISVCPSGAMDYAPSNRNSIYEMSKFYKNTHPLVIPEKMNMKDLSADLKENVLPFSIEGEKFLDESTFLTLLQLSGSQVIFYSDFISKGSGDAIRIVNDIYQKKYGKDAIIIAMDEKELEEALKTVSFVEDTYFNFNQDDLRKREVFSHRLQKIVGDEDLGQVQTGEHVHYGQVKVNEDTCTLCLVCVGACNVDALQADASDNTLRLNPSLCTSCGYCEVSCPEADCLTIEKDVINLQPAWFKESVLAQDELFPCVECGVEFATKKSVEKIAKMMAPIFSADPVKERSLYCCADCKPKIMMQNYYDQKNQGMTNAR
- a CDS encoding Tat pathway signal protein; this translates as MQQSRREFAKKTAIVTAGAAVVGGTSVLAATGNSSVQDDSNNGVVVGSSNKKEILYKKTAAWEEFYKNAK
- a CDS encoding ABC transporter substrate-binding protein, whose amino-acid sequence is MIKRIPILIFILIIISVYFKDEIFSNNQIKIGTSLPKSGIIKSWGSSVTAGANSYFNYVNETNMLKDKKIDFLIYDDKYEPELTIDNINKLIFTDKVYALFGLVGTPTVKNILPILYDEDIPFFAAFTGASFLRNKKNDNFINFRSSYKQEVEKLVSYLHDKKGLSKIAVFYQNDDYGEEGYVSLLESLEKRKLSLSAEGSYKRNTLSITHAFNEIQHAKPEAIIMVGAYKTNALFIKKAKQSESMKDTIFCNISFGDANAMISELDKMKTDSNNLIFSQVVPNYLNTKIPVIQEYQALMKKYYPNEKLGFISLEAFLASKVLVNAISRIKGDMTREKLLHTLKTTPPEMLDGLYMKFENSQLLNNTYLFEYKDLKFKELQ